Below is a genomic region from Kribbella qitaiheensis.
ATCTCGGCCCGCGGCAGTCCGCCGCAGATCACCATCCCGGACCGCTCGACGAAACCCTTCGCCTTCATCCGGTCCTCGGAGTGCTCCAGCGCGAGCAGGTCGGACATGGTGTGCGAGATCATCGCCATCCCGACACCACGCTGCCGGTTCAGCCGGGTCAGCGCGTCGACCCGGTCGACCAGACCGCGTCCCGCGCGCAGTACCCGCCAGAGCTCGTCGAGGATGACGAAGTAGTGCCGCCGCGGCTCGAGACCGGCATCGGCGAGGGCCTGCGAGACCGCGACCGCGCCGAACCCGTACGACCAGCAGGCCAGCAGTACGGCGGCTTGCAGGCTCGTCTCGGAGTCGTCGATGTTCGACACGTCGAAGACGACCGGCCGGTCCATCGCCATCGGCTGGTCGGTCTGTTCGGAGAAGATCTCGCCGAGCCTGCCGCCGCCGACCAGGCCGATCAGCGAGGCCTCGAGTCCTTCGGTGATCTGCCGGTAGCGTTCCATGCTGCCGCGGTCCAGCGCGACGTCGCGGACCCGGTCCGGAGCTTCCTGGATCACCTTCAGCAGATCCCGCAGTACGGGGGTGCCGTCGTGGCGTTCGTCGAGGACCTTCAGCGCCTCGTCGATGATGGTCTCTTCGCGGTCCGTCGGCGGCCCCGACCGCATGATCGAGATCAGCGCGGACACCATCGTCGACCGGCGCCCGTGCGCGTCGGCCTGGATCGCCTGCCGGGCGCTACCGGTCAACCGCAACGCGGCCTTGCGGGACTCACCGGGGTCGAGCACGTTCAGGTGGCCACGGCCACGACCCAGCTCGATCACCTGGCCGCCGAGGGCCTCGATCAGGTCCTTGTAGTCCGGCTTCAGGTCGCCGAGCACCAGCGGCATGATCCCGTAGCCGGCCAGGCCCAGCGCCATCCGCCGGATGATCGTGGACTTGCCCAGGCCGGGCTTGCCGAGCACGAAGACCGACGGGTTGGAGATCAGCTTGGCGCGCATGAACCAGCTGATCGGGTCGCAGCACATGGTCGCGCCGGAGAGGATGTTGCGGCCGATCGGTACGCCGACCATCGGGCTGCCGGTGCCGGCCGCGAACGGCCACATCCCGCACACCTGGACCGTCGTACCGCGCCACTCGGCCGGTGCCTGCAGGTACGTCGAGTAGCCGCCGCCCATGCCGGGCCAGCCGCGGGGCATCGGCCGCTTGCCGCCCCGCATGGGGTCGACCGGCTTCTTCTTGCTCACAGGGCCTCCCGCTGGCTCATAGCGATTCCCGGATGCCGGCCGGAACCGACAAGTGGCTGTGCAGGACGATGCCGAGTGGCAGCGCCGCGACGAAGGCGGAGTCCTGTGACCCGTACGCCGGGCGGAGCAGCACCCGGGCGGTGGCACCCAGGTTGTCGATCGCGGCGATCATGTCCGGCAACTGCTCGGCGGACATCACCGTGCCGGTGACCACCATGCCGAAGTTGACCAGACCGGCACCGCGCGCCTCCTCCATCGCAGTACGGTCGGCTGCCCTGGCCTCGGCCATCGAGCGGGCCGACGGACGGGCCGAGGCGGTCGCGCGGAACGAGGCGTTGCGCTTGTCCGCCTCCACCATCCGGGCCGAGGTCGCCGCGTCCAGGGGCCGGTACAGCAGGGTGACGCGCTTGCGGTC
It encodes:
- a CDS encoding ATP/GTP-binding protein, whose amino-acid sequence is MSKKKPVDPMRGGKRPMPRGWPGMGGGYSTYLQAPAEWRGTTVQVCGMWPFAAGTGSPMVGVPIGRNILSGATMCCDPISWFMRAKLISNPSVFVLGKPGLGKSTIIRRMALGLAGYGIMPLVLGDLKPDYKDLIEALGGQVIELGRGRGHLNVLDPGESRKAALRLTGSARQAIQADAHGRRSTMVSALISIMRSGPPTDREETIIDEALKVLDERHDGTPVLRDLLKVIQEAPDRVRDVALDRGSMERYRQITEGLEASLIGLVGGGRLGEIFSEQTDQPMAMDRPVVFDVSNIDDSETSLQAAVLLACWSYGFGAVAVSQALADAGLEPRRHYFVILDELWRVLRAGRGLVDRVDALTRLNRQRGVGMAMISHTMSDLLALEHSEDRMKAKGFVERSGMVICGGLPRAEMENLTAVVPLSGEEQNMLIGWQDPPAWDPATGEESAPPGRGNFLVKVGGRPGIPVHVALTSVEREINDTNKLWKTGADGRPLKVEIAEDGTEEVVAEYTFDDPATLPPPDPGTLLAPPPDPATRVAAKTGVEE